The following coding sequences lie in one Macadamia integrifolia cultivar HAES 741 unplaced genomic scaffold, SCU_Mint_v3 scaffold2196, whole genome shotgun sequence genomic window:
- the LOC122066026 gene encoding LOW QUALITY PROTEIN: homeobox-DDT domain protein RLT2-like (The sequence of the model RefSeq protein was modified relative to this genomic sequence to represent the inferred CDS: deleted 2 bases in 1 codon): MEDGSAEGDKKKPPEGGETRTKRKMKTASQLELLEKTYAVETYPSEAMRAELSVKLGLTDRQLQMWFCHRRLKDRKPTPAKRQRKDAPVVAGDKMMAEPGNEPGSGSGSGSSPFGQAEVRKVVTARPQPPPPPSPPPPPKVTAADIPMMKRYYEHPQSIMELRAIAAVEAQLGEPLREDGPILGMEFDPLPPDAFGAPLATIGQQKQAARLYDSKLYERHDSKSIKISPIMPNMEHCFVPGSSSGKRKLTTGNVHVVHPQVAAARALQEYQFLPEQPSVRSDSYDRVTSSHFYDSPDGPSARTSSFPAAGPFLHGNEQVSTGFGFQGQMSSVNLLGQQGRQGHMYPSTSGDYDGVPHTNSFASIGMDAQFGAHPMLGIENSFVSSDRRVSHDDDVSRMERKRKSDEARIAREVEAHEKRIRKELEKQDVLRRKREEQMRKEMERHDRERRKEEERLMREKQKEEERFLREQRRENERREKFLQKETLRAEKMKQKEELRREKEAARLKAANERATARRIAKESMELIEDERLELMELAASSEGLPSIISLDSDTLQNLDLFRDMLSTFPPKSVQLKRPFTIQPWTDSDKNVGNLLMVWKFLITFADVLGLWPFTLDEFVQAFHDYDPRLLGEIHVALLRCIIKDIEDVARTPSIGLGANQNNAANLGGGHPQVVEGAYAWGFDIRSWQRHLNPLTWPEILRQFALSAGFGPQLKKSIGRALYRDDNEGHDGEDIVSTLRNGVAAENALAIMQEKGFSHPRRSRHRLTPGTVKFAAFHVLSLEGIKGLTILEVADKIQKSGLRDLTTSKTPEASIAAALSRDIKLFERTAPSTYCVRAPFRKDPADADAILSAAREKIQIFQSGYSDSEDAEKDGEDADDAERDEDSECDVAEDPEVDDVGISSSLNKEGLHSNDATDTKAISSFGNEKETLGNEAGETSQSGFANSGISFSSFLPEKSKEMNGSGAAIDQSINVTGTSNEAVNLDQEETEIDESNSGEPWVEGLTEGDYSNLRVDERLDALVSLVGVAIEGNSIRVVLEERLEAANALKKQIWAEAQLDKKRMKEEYITKLQNSSYTGIKAEPNATSSAAEGSQSPLPGVDNKKSEASEKLEPFLDLQNGQNYLNNVPSERTMVGQEFSVGPDNLAHQQCGYATEKSRSQLKASIGHKAEEMYVYRSLPLGQDRRRNRYWLFVTSASRNDPGSGRIFFESHDGCWRLIDSEEAYDALLASLDTRGFRESHLHSMLQKIEISFRETVRKNLCQTRNPEGITVKAESDEMASSQDYTADRTDSSNSTVCGSTADTLEQALSFKIEFGRSEAEKANICKRYLDFEKWTWKECFNPHVLCAMKYGKKRSSELLVICDVCYDTYSSEDNHCSCCHASFSALDDYSFSEHVVQCEEKQKVDPKWTFHGSDASLPMRFRLLKAMLAVIEVSIPSEALQPFWTDTYRKSWGVKLQTSSSAEELLQILTLLESAIKPDCLSSNFETTKELLASSTSAVCTIDDFLSVHGSVVVLPWLPRTTAAVALRLMYIDSSISYIMNQKPESQKDREAGEFFKLPSRYTVVKNIREVESAEISEQAEYLQERWVDTASARMSSGRGRGGRGRGRGGRMQRSGGSLRSDSAKENVGSSEKTVRGLRRKSRTRGRGCKRGRRTVRSRPRTEKRVIEKQTLLSQFNETCSPGNDRDEQSPRSSGGDEWDVEEARTIQVEGAQNSNSVEASESEDNAQVSGDEYDEQGQYYGNLFCRKPEDQMEESEEDVDGDDGDGDGDGDGDEEGDGDGEMDGDEEEELYGDEEGEMDGDGHGDGYGDEEGEMDGDGDGDGDGDGDGDGDEEENGGEDLEEHGDEDDDTGSTSSDYSE; encoded by the exons ATGGAGGATGGTTCGGCGGAAGGAGATAAGAAGAAGCCCCCTGAAGGAGGGGAGACAAGGACGAAGCGGAAAATGAAGACTGCATCTCAGTTAGAGCTTCTGGAGAAGACTTATGCTG TGGAGACGTATCCGTCGGAGGCTATGCGGGCTGAGCTATCGGTGAAGCTGGGCTTGACGGATCGGCAGTTGCAGATGTGGTTTTGTCACCGGAGATTAAAGGATAGGAAGCCCACGCCGGCGAAGCGGCAGAGGAAGGATGCTCCGGTGGTGGCGGGAGACAAAATGATGGCTGAACCGGGGAATGAGCCTGGGTCGGGATCCGGGTCTGGGTCAAGTCCGTTTGGACAAGCTGAGGTTCGCAAGGTTGTTACTGCCCGTCCACAACCACCACCGccaccttctcctcctcctcctcccaagGTGACTGCTGCTGATATACCAATGATGAAGAGGTATTATGAGCATCCCCAGTCGATAATGGAGTTAAGAGCTATTGCTGCTGTGGAGGCACAGTTGGGGGAACCATTGAGGGAAGATGGCCCAATTCTTGGAATGGAATTTGATCCCTTGCCACCTGATGCATTTGGTGCGCCTCTTg CGACAATTGGTCAGCAGAAGCAAGCAGCACGGCTTTATGATAGCAAATTATATGAACGACATGATTCTAAGTCAATCAAA ATATCCCCAATCATGCCCAATATGGAACATTGTTTCGTACCTGGTTCATCTAGTGGGAAAAGAAAGCTGACAACTGGAAATGTCCATGTGGTTCATCCTCAGGTGGCTGCTGCAAGAGCTCTCCAGGAATATCAATTTCTTCCTGAGCAGCCTAGTGTTAGATCTGATTCGTATGATAGAGTAACTTCATCTCATTTCTACGATTCACCTGATGGTCCTAGTGCCAGGACTTCGTCGTTTCCTGCTGCAGGGCCATTTTTACATGGAAATGAACAGGTTTCAACAGGTTTCGGTTTCCAAGGTCAGATGTCAAGTGTTAATCTTTTAGGTCAACAGGGAAGGCAGGGGCACATGTATCCTTCAACTTCAGGAGATTATGACGGTGTTCCTCATACAAACTCCTTTGCTAGCATTGGGATGGATGCTCAGTTTGGTGCTCATCCAATGCTTGGAATAGAAAACTCATTTGTATCATCTGACAGGCGTGTTTcccatgatgatgatgtttctcgGATGGAAAGAAAACGCAAG AGTGATGAGGCGAGAATTGCGAGGGAAGTTGAAGCCCATGAGAAACGGATAAGGAAAGAACTGGAGAAACAAGATGTGTTGAGGCGGAAG AGGGAAGAACAAATGAGGAAAGAAATGGAGAGGCATGACCGTGAAAGacggaaggaagaagagaggttgATGCGTGAAAAGcagaaagaggaggagagattCCTCCGGGAGCAAAGGCGTGAAAACGAGCGAAGGGAGAAGTTTTTACAGAAAGAAACTTTGAGA GCTGAGAAGATGAAGCAGAAAGAGGAACTTCGTAGAGAAAAGGAGGCTGCAAGACTAAAAGCTGCTAATGAGCGAGCTACTGCTCGCAGAATTGCTAAAGAATCCATGGAACTTATTGAGGATGAACGCTTGGAACTTATGGAGCTAGCTGCTTCAAGTGAGGGGTTGCCCTCAATCATTTCTCTTGACAGTGATACATTACAAAACCTTGATTTATTCAGAG ATATGTTGAGTACATTTCCTCCCAAGTCTGTGCAATTAAAAAGACCTTTTACCATCCAACCTTGGACTGACTCGGACAAAAACGTGGGGAATCTTCTCATG GTTTGGAAGTTTTTAATCACTTTTGCTGATGTTCTAGGGCTTTGGCCTTTTACTCTTGATGAGTTTGTTCAAGCTTTTCATGACTAC GATCCAAGGTTGTTAGGGGAGATACATGTTGCTCTTCTAAGATGCATAATAAAAGATATTGAAGATGTTGCAAGGACACCCTCTATTGGACTAGGAGCAAATCAAAATAATGCTGCTAATCTTGGAGGTGGGCACCCTCAGGTTGTTGAAGGG GCATATGCGTGGGGCTTTGATATACGTAGCTGGCAGCGTCATTTGAATCCGTTGACATGGCCTGAAATACTCCGGCAGTTTGCACTGTCTGCTGGATTTGGGCCACAACTGAAGAAAAGTATAGGAAGGGCATTATATCGGGATGACAACGAG GGTCATGATGGGGAAGATATAGTTTCTACCTTACGTAATGGTGTGGCTGCTGAAAATGCACTTGCTATAATGCAAGAAAAGGGTTTCTCTCATCCACGTAGATCCAGGCATCGGTTGACACCAGGAACGGTTAAATTTGCAGCATTTCATGTTCTTTCTCTTGAGGGAATTAAGGGCCTCACAATATTAGAAGTTGCAGATAAGATTCAG AAATCTGGACTTCGTGACCTTACAACAAGCAAGACACCGGAGGCATCTATTGCTGCTGCATTGTCGAGGGATATAAAACTTTTTGAGAGAACGGCTCCATCTACTTATTGTGTACGGGCTCCTTTTAGGAAGGACCCTGCTGATGCGGATGCTATACTATCTGCTGCCCGCGAAAAAATACAGATATTTCAAAGTGGGTATTCAGATTCTGAAGACGCTGAAAAGGATGGAGAGGACGCTGATGATGCTGAAAGAGATGAAGATTCCGAATGTGATGTTGCTGAGGATCCTGAAGTTGATGATGTAGGAATTTCATCTAGTCTAAATAAAGAGGGTCTGCATTCAAATGATGCAACAGATACTAAAGCAATTTCTTCCTTTGGAAATGAAAAAGAGACTCTTGGCAACGAGGCTGGGGAAACTTCACAAAGTGGCTTTGCAAATTCTGGGATAAGTTTCTCTTCATTTCTACCCGAAAAATCCAAGGAAATGAATGGTTCTGGTGCTGCCATTGATCAGTCAATCAATGTCACTGGAACCTCCAATGAGGCAGTTAATCTTGATCAAGAAGAGACGGAGATTGATGAAAGCAATTCGGGTGAACCGTGGGTTGAAGGACTGACGGAAGGGGATTACTCTAATCTCCGTGTTGATGAGCGTCTGGATGCACTTGTTTCCCTAGTTGGTGTGGCTATTGAAGGAAATTCAATTCGTGTTGTTCTTGAG GAACGCTTGGAAGCGGCAAATGCTCTTAAGAAGCAGATCTGGGCAGAGGCACAACTTGATAAAAAGCGCATGAAAGAAGAATACATAACAAAATTACAGAATTCGTCTTATACGGGTATCAAGGCTGAGCCAAATGCAACTAGTTCTGCTGCAGAGGGAAGTCAAAGCCCATTGCCTGGAGTTGATAACAAAAAAAGTGAGGCTTCAGAGAAGTTGGAACCATTTCTTGATCTACAAAATGGTCAAAATTATCTTAATAACGTTCCTAGTGAAAGGACCATGGTAGGGCAAGAGTTCTCTGTGGGCCCTGATAATCTCGCTCATCAACAATGTGGCTATGCCACGGAAAAGTCACGCTCTCAGTTAAAAGCTTCTATTGGTCACAAAGCAGAAGAGATGTATGTATACAGGTCTTTGCCTCTTGGTCAAGATCGCAGGCGTAACCGATACTGGCTGTTTGTTACATCAGCTTCTAGAAATGATCCAGGTTCTGGCAGGATATTCTTTGAATCCCATGATGGCTGCTGGAGGCTTATTGATTCAGAAGAG GCATATGATGCTCTTTTGGCTTCTTTGGATACCCGGGGGTTTAGGGAATCCCATCTGCATTCTATGTTGCAAAAGATTGAGATATCCTTCAGGGAAACTGTTAGAAAGAACCTGTGTCAGACCAGAAATCCAGAGGGAATTACTGTTAAAGCAGAATCTGATGAAATGGCTTCCAGTCAAGATTATACGGCAGATAGGACTGATAGCTCTAACAGTACGGTTTGCGGATCTACTGCTGATACATTAGAGCAGGCATTGTCTtttaaaattgagtttgggagGAGTGAAGCTGAGAAAGCTAATATCTGTAAGAGATATCTAGATTTCGAGAAGTGGACGTGGAAGGAATGCTTTAATCCCCATGTATTATGTGCTATGAAATATGGGAAGAAAAGATCCTCAGAGCTGCTTGTCATTTGTGATGTCTGCTATGATACCTACTCTTCTGAAGATAACCACTGTTCTTGCTGTCATGCTTCTTTCAGTGCCCTTGATGATTACAGTTTTTCTGAACATGTGGTTCAATGTGAAGAGAAACAGAAAGTGGACCCTAAGTGGACTTTCCATGGTTCTGATGCTTCTCTTCCCATGAGGTTCAGATTGCTCAAGGCAATGCTTGCAGTAATTGAG GTTTCTATTCCATCTGAAGCCCTTCAACCTTTCTGGACTGACACATATCGAAAATCATGGGGGGTGAAGTTGCAGACTTCATCATCAGCGGAGGAACTTCTCCAG ATACTGACTTTGTTGGAGAGTGCCATTAAACCAGACTGCCTCTCATCTAATTTTGAGACAACAAAGGAATTATTAGCTTCTTCCACATCTGCAGTGTGTACTATAGATGATTTCTTGTCGGTTCATGGATCGGTTGTGGTACTTCCATGGTTACCACGAACAACTGCTGCTGTGGCATTAAGGCTTATGTATATTGATTCATCCATCTCTTACATAATGAACCAGAAACCGGAGTCTCAGAAAGACAGAGAAGCTGGAGAATTCTTT AAACTACCATCAAGATATACTGTTGTCAAAAATATCCGAGAGGTTGAATCAGCAGAAATTTCAGAGCAAGCTGAATATCTACAAGAGAGGTGGGTTGATACTGCCAGTGCACGTATGAGCTCTGGACGAGGACGTGGAGGCCGAGGGCGAGGACGAGGTGGAAGGATGCAGAGAAGTGGTGGCAGTTTAAGGTCCGACTCTGCTAAAGAAAACGTGGGGAGTAGTGAAAAGACAGTTCGAGGATTGAGAAGGAAGAGCCGAACTCGGGGACGCGGGTGTAAGCGTGGTCGTCGTACAGTCAGGAGTAGGCCAAGAACGGAGAAGAGGGTGATTGAGAAGCAGACACTATTGAGTCAGTTCAATGAAACGTGCAGCCCCGGAAATGACAGAGATGAGCAATCACCCAGAAGCTCTGGAGGTGACGAATGGGATGTTGAAGAAGCTAGGACAATCCAAGTAGAGGGAGCACAAAACAGCAACAGTGTAGAGGCATCAGAATCTGAGGACAATGCTCAGGTTTCTGGGGATGAGTACGATGAGCAGGGGCAATACTATGGAAATTTATTCTGTCGGAAGCCTGAGGACCAAATGGAGGAGAGTGAAGAGGACGTGGATGGGgacgatggtgatggtgatggtgatggtgatggtgacgaagagggagatggagatggagagatg gatggagatgaagaggaagagCTGTATGGGGATGAAGAGGGTGAGATGGATGGTGATGGACATGGGGATGGGTATGGGGATGAAGAGGGTGAGatggatggggatggggatggggatggggatggggatggggatggggatggggatgaaGAGGAAAATGGAGGCGAGGATCTGGAAGAGCATGGGGATGAAGATGATGACACCGGGTCAACTTCTTCAGATTATAGTGAATAA